One window of the Candidatus Chryseobacterium colombiense genome contains the following:
- a CDS encoding GNAT family N-acetyltransferase, producing MVHLKIFIPEDLEGLGYVLDEKQSLYTSTAEQALERIKERGDNLAFPVSIFEDENIAGFLVLDFGADKFDITDNPNSVLLRSLSINPDFQGKGIGKSAMWIIDEFVKKHFETCDEIVLAVNQNNRLAYEIYLKTGYSYDGKMREGRSGPQYLMYKKF from the coding sequence ATGGTTCATTTAAAAATTTTTATTCCTGAGGATTTGGAAGGACTTGGTTATGTTTTGGATGAAAAACAAAGCCTTTATACATCTACTGCAGAGCAGGCATTAGAAAGAATAAAAGAAAGAGGGGATAACCTAGCATTTCCTGTTTCTATTTTTGAAGATGAAAATATAGCAGGTTTTTTAGTCTTAGACTTTGGAGCCGATAAATTTGATATTACCGATAATCCTAATTCCGTTTTACTCCGGTCATTATCGATCAATCCGGATTTTCAGGGAAAAGGGATCGGGAAGTCAGCAATGTGGATCATCGATGAATTTGTAAAAAAACATTTTGAGACCTGTGATGAAATCGTTCTTGCAGTGAATCAAAATAATAGACTTGCTTATGAAATCTATCTAAAAACGGGATATTCGTATGATGGAAAGATGAGAGAAGGAAGAAGCGGCCCTCAATATTTAATGTATAAAAAGTTTTAA
- a CDS encoding glucose 1-dehydrogenase, which translates to MEISLKNQVAVITGASSGIGAGVAKSLASAGAAVVVNYPFEGSMEQANTVLNEIIDVGGKGIIYQCDVSKEDQVVKMFHDIVSELGTVDILINNAGIQKDAKFTEMTIDQWNAVMGVNLTGQFLCAREAIKEFLRRGIDPSRSVACGKIIHISSVHEIIPWAGHANYASSKGAIRMLMQTLAQEYGAAKIRVNSICPGAIQTPINTNVWNTQEALNSLLTLIPYNRIGQPEDIGNLAAFLASDLADYITGSSIFIDGGMTTFESFSTGG; encoded by the coding sequence ATGGAAATTTCTCTTAAAAATCAAGTCGCAGTGATTACAGGCGCCAGTAGCGGAATCGGAGCCGGAGTAGCAAAATCTTTAGCATCTGCAGGCGCTGCAGTTGTTGTTAATTATCCTTTTGAAGGGTCAATGGAACAGGCAAATACTGTTCTTAACGAAATTATTGATGTCGGTGGAAAAGGAATTATTTACCAATGCGATGTTTCTAAAGAAGATCAGGTGGTTAAAATGTTCCACGATATTGTTTCAGAGTTGGGAACGGTAGATATTCTCATCAATAATGCAGGAATCCAGAAAGATGCAAAATTTACTGAAATGACCATCGATCAATGGAATGCTGTAATGGGAGTTAATCTAACCGGTCAGTTTCTGTGCGCCAGAGAAGCGATCAAAGAATTTCTTCGCCGCGGAATTGATCCTTCACGTTCTGTAGCCTGTGGAAAAATTATTCATATCAGTTCCGTACATGAGATTATTCCTTGGGCTGGACATGCCAATTACGCTTCAAGTAAAGGAGCTATAAGAATGCTCATGCAGACGTTGGCTCAGGAATATGGAGCCGCTAAAATCAGGGTGAATTCCATTTGTCCGGGAGCTATTCAGACTCCTATCAATACCAATGTATGGAATACACAAGAGGCACTGAATTCTCTGCTTACCTTAATTCCGTATAATAGAATAGGGCAGCCTGAAGATATAGGCAACCTGGCTGCATTTTTGGCCAGTGACCTAGCGGATTATATTACAGGAAGCAGTATTTTTATTGATGGCGGGATGACTACTTTTGAAAGCTTCTCAACCGGAGGATAA